In Candidatus Acidiferrales bacterium, one DNA window encodes the following:
- a CDS encoding APC family permease: protein MASIPPERPGGLLHASRQGGLLTAEGNAKPKLRRELGLWDLVLLNIVAITNLNLVPVVAAGGLGTASLWVVALLFFFVPQAIAVTEFSARYPEEGGIYLWSKKQFGDFHGFLSGWCYWINNVCYIPTLLFYLVGISVYVGGERTLRLGDQPWFVFVFAVGSLWLMIALNLRGLGTGKWIHNLGGAGAWIVATTFILVGGWALLSHGSAEAITWKQFFVGRSDWKSLSAFGTICFGLVGLELASVMGDEIRNPKRDVPRAVVVAGVASGALYLASTVILLMTIPHQEVGVIQGVLQAISRMAGGVHQSWMTPVLALILASSIAGTASAWLVGSARIPFVAGLDRYLPAAFGKMHERWQTPYVALAVQGILSTAMVALSFSRAGVKEAYLTLLNVAVIIQLVPFLYLYAGLAKMAWRFAAGGAGGFYKSRWLLLSAGISGFLSTAAAMTLALIPSRDIQNVFLYEFKTLLGCFLLIGSAAAIFRWRTRSARITVAARGGGSANPTAQGKPLDPFSEE from the coding sequence CTGGCTTCAATACCCCCGGAGCGCCCGGGCGGCCTACTTCATGCCTCGCGGCAGGGAGGCCTTCTTACGGCGGAAGGAAATGCCAAGCCGAAACTGCGGCGCGAGCTGGGTCTCTGGGACCTGGTGCTGCTCAACATCGTCGCCATCACCAATCTGAATTTGGTGCCGGTGGTGGCGGCGGGCGGGTTGGGCACGGCTTCACTCTGGGTGGTGGCGCTCCTTTTCTTTTTTGTGCCGCAGGCGATTGCCGTTACTGAATTTTCGGCGCGCTATCCGGAAGAGGGCGGCATCTACCTGTGGTCCAAAAAACAATTTGGCGATTTTCACGGCTTCCTTTCCGGTTGGTGCTACTGGATCAACAACGTCTGCTACATTCCCACCTTGTTATTCTATCTTGTCGGCATCTCTGTCTATGTGGGAGGAGAGCGCACGCTCAGGCTCGGCGACCAACCGTGGTTTGTCTTCGTCTTCGCGGTTGGCTCGCTCTGGCTGATGATTGCGCTCAACCTGCGCGGGCTGGGCACGGGCAAGTGGATCCACAACCTGGGCGGCGCGGGGGCATGGATCGTCGCGACCACCTTCATCCTGGTTGGCGGCTGGGCGCTCTTGAGTCACGGCTCGGCAGAGGCAATCACTTGGAAGCAGTTCTTTGTTGGCCGGAGTGATTGGAAATCCTTGTCGGCTTTCGGCACGATTTGTTTTGGGCTGGTCGGACTCGAACTGGCCTCGGTCATGGGCGACGAGATTCGCAACCCGAAGCGAGATGTTCCGCGGGCGGTGGTGGTGGCCGGGGTCGCTTCCGGCGCGCTCTACCTGGCGAGCACAGTCATCCTTCTCATGACCATCCCACACCAGGAAGTGGGCGTGATTCAGGGTGTGCTGCAGGCCATCAGCCGCATGGCCGGCGGCGTTCACCAATCCTGGATGACGCCGGTGCTGGCGCTGATCCTGGCATCCTCGATCGCCGGAACGGCTTCGGCCTGGCTGGTCGGTTCGGCCCGGATTCCGTTTGTGGCGGGACTGGATCGCTACCTGCCGGCTGCCTTTGGCAAAATGCATGAGCGCTGGCAAACGCCTTATGTCGCGCTGGCCGTGCAGGGAATCCTTTCGACGGCCATGGTGGCGCTGAGCTTCAGCCGCGCCGGCGTCAAGGAGGCCTATCTGACGCTGTTGAATGTTGCCGTCATCATTCAACTGGTGCCCTTTCTCTACCTGTATGCCGGGCTGGCCAAGATGGCGTGGCGCTTCGCCGCCGGCGGTGCCGGCGGCTTCTACAAAAGCCGCTGGTTGCTTCTCTCAGCCGGAATCAGCGGGTTTCTGAGCACGGCCGCCGCCATGACACTCGCCCTGATTCCATCGCGCGATATTCAAAATGTCTTTCTCTACGAGTTCAAGACCTTGCTGGGTTGCTTTCTGCTGATTGGCAGCGCGGCAGCGATTTTCCGGTGGCGCACGCGTTCAGCTAGAATCACCGTTGCGGCTCGTGGGGGTGGGTCTGCCAACCCGACCGCTCAAGGAAAACCCCTC